Part of the Bacteroides acidifaciens genome, ATTCAGAATATCCGCTGCTTCATTCATCTCTACCATGAATGTAGATTCGCCCACAGAGATATTATCACTTGCTCCTACACGGGTGAATATCTTATCCACCAGTCCGATATGCGCACTTTCCGCAGGAACAAACGAGCCGATTTGTGCGAGTAACGTAATCAACGCCGTCTGACGCAGGAGTGCTGACTTACCGGCCATATTGGGACCGGTTATAATGATAATCTGCTGCGTAGTACTGTCCAGCATTACATCATTGGCAATATACTTCTCACCGATAGGAAGCTGCTTCTCAATCACCGGGTGACGCCCCTGACGAATATCCAGTACGTCATTATCCTCAATGACCGGACGGATATAATGATTCTCACGAGCCACATTGGCGAATGACAACAGACAGTCCAGGCGGGCAATCTGATTCGCGTTAATCTGTATCTGCGGAATAAACTCCATCAATGCCTGTACCAAATCCGTATATAGCTGCGTTTCCAGCACCAGAATCTTATCTTCCGCCCCTAAAATCTTCTCTTCATACTCTTTCAATTCCTGCGTGATATAACGCTCTGCATTGACCAACGTCTGTTTGCGAATCCATTCGGGTGGAACCTTATCCTTATGTACATTACGGACTTCAATATAATAACCGAATACGTTATTGTAAGCCACTTTCAAACTCGGAATACCCGTCCGTTCACTTTCGCGCTGCTGTATCTGAAGCAGATAATCCTTTCCCGAATATGAAATCCGGCGTAGTTCGTCCAAATCTGCATTCACCCCGTCTTGAATCACTCCTCCCTTATTAACAGCCAACGGCGGGTCATTCTTAATCTCTTTGGCAATCCGGTCGCGAATAGTGACACAGAGGTTCAACTGCTCCCCTATCCAGTTCAGACTTGCGTTATCTGCCTGGATACATGCCAACTTTATCGGCTCGATAGCCTGCAGAGCCACCTTTAGCTGCACCACCTCACGAGGTGATACACGCCCAACGGCCACTTTGGAAATGATACGCTCCAAATCCCCTATCAGATGCAACTGCTCTTCAATCAATTCCTTAAAATCCGGTTGACGGAAGAAATACTCCACCACATTCAACCGTTCATCAATCGGCTTCTTATCCTTCAAAGGAAAGACCATCCAACGTTTCAGCAGACGTGCCCCCATCGGGCTGATAGTCCGGTCGATGACATTGAGCAAACTGCTTCCGCCATCATTCATATTGCCAATCAACTCAAGGCTGCGCACCGTAAACTTATCCAGGCGGACGTATTTGTCTTCCTCAATACGGGCCAGAGAGGTGATATGCCCAATCTGCGTATGCTGCGTCATCGTCAGGTATTGCAGGATGGCACCGGAAGCAATGATACCATTCTTCAAATGCTCCACGCCGAAACCTTTCAGATTCTTCGTTTCAAAATGCTTCAGCAACTTCTCACGGGCAGTAGTCTCCGTAAATACCCAGTCGTCCAACTCGAAGGTAAAGAACTTGCTGCCGAAATTTCCCTCAAACATCAGGCGTTTGCCACGTTCGAAAAGAATCTCTTTCGGAGCGAAGTTATTCAACAGTTTGTCCACATAGTCAAAAGGACCTTCCGCAGTAAGAAATTCGCCGGTAGATATATCGAGAAAGGCAACTCCACAGGAAGACTTTCCGAAATGGACGGCAGCCAGGAAGTTGTTCTCCTTATAATTTAATACATTGTCATTGATGGAAACACCCGGAGTCACCAGTTCGGTAATCCCCCGTTTCACTAATTTCTTGGTCATTTTCGGGTCTTCCAACTGGTCGCAGATAGCGACACGTTTTCCGGCACGAACCAGTTTCGGAAGATATGTATCGAGAGCATGATGCGGGAAACCCGCCATCTCAATAGTTTTTCCTTTTCCGTTGGCACGTTTTGTCAGTGTGATTCCTAAAATTTCGGATGCGACGATGGCATCCGTAGAATATGTTTCATAAAAGTCGCCGCAACGAAACAGCATCACTGCATCCGGATGTTTTGCTTTCAAATCCAGAAACTGTTTCATCATCGGGGTGAGGACGATTTCTTCTTCGTTCACGGTTCTCTCCTTTTCTTTTTATTGAGTATATACTGCGATTATCGGAGCAAAGATAACGGTTTTTCGGCAGAGAATCAACGCTATCCCCCGTTTCAATTTTCAAAATAAGTGTTGCATAGATTTAAAAAGGAGCTGCATTTTTCTTAACAAACTAGAGAAAATTATTAAAACGTGTTATAAAACATACTATTTTACTTGGATAATTTGCTATTTTCACAAAAGTACGTACCTTTGCAATGTGTTTTTCATAGTATTAGATTTAAGGTTAACAAAGGTTGGAGCAAGGCGTTGCTCCTTTTTTTATGCCCGTACGCTTCCTATCAGAACGGTTATCCTTAAAATCCACAGTTTTTTTGGACTGCCCCCCCTTTACAACAGCTCGTTTTTGCACGGTTTTTAGTTAAATGAGAATTTAATACAGACGGAAGAACATAAGAACAAAAAATAAAATAGCAGTTCAATAAGCAACAGGAATAAGTGTTAAAGCGCAGCATTTATGTTCTTTTGTTCTTATGTCTAAAAATAAATGATCATTTGGTTCATTTCAGTACAGAAATGAATCAAATCTCCAATTATCTGTATCCAAACCAGCTAAAAACTCTCTTACTGATTTTTTATGCTATAATCCGGTTTCAGCCGTTTCAGTTTTATTCGCAAACGCCTTGGCAAAAGGGAATAGTGGCTGAAGGCGGAAAAAAACACCCCCTGCGAGAATAGGTTGTAGCCAGGGGGGAGTGCTTTCAGCGCATTCAGCTTTTTCAGACTTGACAGTGGAGCTATATATTCACCGTGGTAGGTATATATACTCACCATACTGAATCTATATGCCCACCACGCGGGGTATATAGATCCATCACCCGGATAAAAGTGGGTGGCACGTGGTTAAGTTATACACTTTTGCATTCAGGGGTGACTTCAGCCAAAAACACCGATGAAAAGGGACTTTTTTGAAGAACTGAAAGCTGAAAGCGGTTTTTTACTTTTTATATTTGGTAGGAGATTTAGCTGTAACAAGTAGGAGACTTGACTGCAACAAGTACTACACTTAATGAAATGATATAGGAGACTTGAGTAAGTCAAGTACATGGTTCGGCTTACTTCAGTACTGCTTTGATTCATCCCCGTACTGTTATGAGTGAAATGATAAATAGTCGTCCCTTAAAAAGTATTCTATTTTTTCTCCGCCAGATAAACGCCCCAAATGATACAGCCCGCTCCCATTAAAGTAATCCACGTAATTTGTTCGTGGAGAATGAGTACCGACGCCACCATTGTAACCAGCGGGTTCAAATAGATATAGTTGGAAGCCTTCATCGTCCCCAACTGTTTCAATACTACATTCCAAAGGATATAGCAGATTAAGGAAGCAAGAACTGCCAGGAACAGTAGATTGGACGAATGATAATTCATCGGGGAGTCTAAAAGGGAATTTATATCTCTATAAAATAAACGGCTTATAGTTATTAGTCTAATAATTTTACCATATTAGAGAATAAAATGAAACATATTAACTCCGTCAATATTTCTTCTTTACACTTTATCTCCGATATTGCATAAACCGGCTTCAAGTTTATAATAAATAATGAAACAGTTTATTATAAACGGGTCTCAAGTTTATTATAAACTATATTTTAGACGCTTCCGATAGCTGAAATAGAATTTTCGCAACAAAAATAGGCAAGAACCTTCACAGTCTCTTGCCTATTCGTTATCCTTATAGTGCATTACGCACCCCTAACCTATTGAATTCATGTAATAATATTTATATATTTCATCTTTTATTTTCTGTTTTAATTTCTCCAAATATACGAAATAAAAACGAGAAAGTCAATAGAGAAAGCGTGGTTATCTGAAAATAAACACGTAAATTTGTGCCTAAAATCAGATATAACTGTATAAATCACTATAAATAAAAACTTTATCACTATGGAGTACAATTTCAGAGAAATTGAAAAGAAGTGGCAGAAAAGGTGGGTGGAAGAGAAAACCTACCAGGTTACGGAAGACGATTCGAAGCAAAAATTTTATGTACTAAACATGTTCCCTTATCCATCAGGAGCCGGCCTACACGTAGGACACCCGCTGGGATACATCGCTTCGGATATTTACGCCCGTTACAAACGACTGCAGGGCTTCAATGTACTCAACCCGATGGGATATGACGCTTACGGTCTGCCGGCAGAACAGTATGCCATCCAAACCGGACAGCATCCTGCCATCACTACCGTCAACAATATCAACCGCTACCGCGAACAATTGGATAAGATAGGTTTCTCTTTCGACTGGAACCGTGAAATCCGTACGTGCGACCCGGAATATTACCACTGGACACAATGGGCTTTCCTGAAAATGTTCAACAGCTATTATTGCAACGATGAACAGAAAGCCCGTCCTATCGAAGAACTGGAAAAAGCCTTCGCCATCTACGGAAACGAAGGACTCAATGCCGCTTGCAGCGAAGAAATCAGCTTTACCGCCGACGAATGGAACGCAAAGAATGAAAAGGAAAAGCAGGAAATCCTGATGAACTACCGTATCGCCTATCTGGGTGAGACAATGGTAAACTGGTGTGCCGAATTAGGAACGGTATTGGCGAACGACGAAGTGGTGGATGGTGTCAGCGAACGCGGCGGTTTCCCCGTTATTCAGAAGAAGATGCGCCAGTGGTGTCTGCGTGTATCAGCTTACGCCCAACGCCTGCTCGACGGACTGGATACCATCGACTGGACAGATTCTCTGAAAGAAACTCAAAGAAACTGGATAGGACGTTCGGAAGGTGCTGAAGTTCAATTCAAGGTGAAAGACAGTGATATCGAATTTACTATCTTTACTACCCGTGCAGACACGATGTTCGGTGTCACCTTTATGGTATTGGCGCCTGAAAGCGAACTGGTGGCACAATTAACCACTCCCGAACAGAAAGCGGAAGTAGACGCTTATCTCGACCGCACCAAAAAACGTACGGAACGCGAACGTATCGCAGACCGCAGCGTTACAGGTGTATTCAGCGGCTCATATGCTATCAACCCGTTCACAGGCGAAGCAGTGCCCATCTGGATTAGCGACTACGTACTGGCAGGATACGGAACAGGAGCCATCATGGCTGTACCTGCCCATGATAGCCGTGACTATGCATTTGCCAAGCATTTCGGACTTGAAATCCGCCCGTTGGTAGAAGGTTGTGATGTCAGCGAAGAAAGTTTCGATGCCAAAGAAGGTATCGTCTGCAACTCTCCGCGTCAGGGCGTCACTCCCTACTGTGACCTTTCCCTGAACGGACTGACTATCAAAGAAGCGATTGAAACAACCAAGAAATATGTGAAAGAACATAACCTGGGACGTGTAAAGGTGAACTACCGCCTGCGCGATGCCATCTTCTCACGTCAACGCTATTGGGGCGAGCCGTTCCCTGTGTATTACAAGGACGGAATGCCTTACATGATTGATGAAAGCTGCCTGCCGCTGGAACTTCCCGAAGTTGCCAAATTCCTGCCTACCGAGACGGGGGAACCGCCATTGGGACATGCCACTAAGTGGGCTTGGGATACAGTGAACAAATGTATCGCAGACAACGAGAAAATCGACAACGTGACTATCTTCCCGCTGGAACTGAACACGATGCCGGGATTCGCCGGTTCTTCCGCTTATTACCTGCGTTATATGGACCCACGCAATCATAAGGCATTGATCGACCCGAAAGTAGACCAGTACTGGAAAAACGTAGACCTCTACGTAGGTGGTACGGAACATGCTACCGGACACTTGATTTACTCCCGTTTCTGGAATAAATTCCTGTACGACCTAAATGTGTCTGTTATGGAAGAACCATTCCAGAAGTTAGTAAACCAGGGTATGATTCAAGGTCGCAGTAACTTTGTATATCGTATCAAAGATACCAATACATTTGTTTCACTGAATTTGAAAGACCAGTACGAGGTTACTCCTATCCACGTAGACGTAAACATCGTATCCAACGACATACTGGATTTGGAAGCATTCAAAGCATGGCGTCCCGAATACAAGACAGCGGAGTTCGTTCTCGAAGACGGAAAATACATCTGCGGATGGGCTGTTGAAAAGATGAGCAAGTCCATGTTCAACGTTGTCAACCCGGATATGATTGTCGAGAAATACGGTGCGGATACACTTCGTATGTACGAAATGTTCCTCGGCCCGGTAGAACAATCCAAACCTTGGGATACGAACGGTATCGACGGTGTACACCGCTTTATCCGTAAATTCTGGTCGCTGTTCTACAGCCGCACGGACGAGTACCTGGTAAAGGACGAACCGGCAACGAAAGAAGAATTGAAGAGCCTTCACAAACTGATTAAGAAAGTGACGGGAGACATCGAACAGTTCTCTTACAACACTTCTGTCAGCGCATTCATGATTTGTGTGAACGAACTATTCAACCTGAAATGCAACAAGAAAGAAGTACTCGAACAACTTGTTATCGTGCTCGCTCCTTTCGCTCCGCACGTTTGCGAAGAGTTGTGGGATGTACTCGGACACAAGACTTCCGTATGTGATGCCGGGTGGCCTGCATACAACGAAGAATATCTGAAAGAAGATACCATCAACTACACCATCTCTTTCAACGGAAAGGCACGCTTCAACATGGAGTTTGCAGCGGACGAAGCTTCGGAAGCTATCCAGGCAGCAGTACTGGCGGACGAACGTTCACAGAAATGGATTGAAGGCAAGACTCCGAAGAAGATTATCGTTGTTCCGAAGAAGATTGTAAACGTTGTAGTATAAAACAAATGAGGCACGAATTACGCGGATAGCACGGTTTGGAATTAATCAGAACCGCGAAACCCGTGTAATCCGTGCCTTAACAAATTATAAACCCTATGCATAAACTGGCAAAAGCAGAAATAATGAGAGAAGTGAAAGACTATCTCTACATCACTCTCGGATTGATTAGTTATTCTTTGGGATGGGCGGCATTCCTTTTACCCTATCAGATAACTACCGGAGGAACTACCGGTATCAGCGCTATCATTTACTATTCTACCGGATTTCCCATCCAATGGTCATATTTCATTATCAATGCTGTTCTGATGACGTTTGCTTTCCGAATATTGGGTCCACGGTTCAGCATCAAAACGACATACGCCATCTTCAGCCTTACTTTCCTGCTTTGGTTATTCCAACTGTTGGTCAACAATTACGTCGTGGCGCCGGACATGACTCCCGAAGGTCAACCGTTGCTACTCGGACCGGGACAGGACTTCATGGCGTGCATCATCGGTGCAGTCATGTGTGGCATAGGACTGGGTATTGTATTCAACTATAACGGAAGTACCGGCGGAACGGATATCATCGCTGCCATCGTCAACAAATACAAAGACGTGACGTTAGGACGTATGATTATGCTGTGCGATATTATCATCATTACTTCCTGCTACTTCATATTCCACGACTGGCGCCGTGTCATCTTTGGTTTTGTCACGCTGTTTATCATCGGCATCGTGCTCGACTGGATTATCAACAGTGCCCGGCAATCGGTTCAGTTTCTCATCTTCTCCAAGAAATATGATGAAATAGCCGATAGCATCATCAAAGACGCCGACCGTGGGGTGACGGTGCTCGACGGAACGGGATGGTACAGCAAGAAAGACGTAAAAGTACTTGTCGTATTGGCGAAGAAACGCCAGTCACTCGACATCTTCCGCCTGGTGAAACGCATCGACCCGAATGCCTTTATCTCACAAAGTTCCGTCATCGGAGTATATGGGGAAGGTTTCGACAAACTGAAAGTGAAATAACTGATTGGAATAACTATCGGATAACTTTGCTAAAAAAAGAAATAGAATGATGAAACGCAAACTTGTATTTGCTACCAATAATGCTCATAAACTGGAAGAAGTGGCCACTATCCTGGGAGATCAAGTGGAATTACTAAGCCTGAATGATATCGACTGTCATACGGACATTCCCGAAACGGCTGCCACGCTGGAAGGAAACGCCCTGCTGAAATCTTCCTTTATCTTCAAAAACTACGGTTTGGATTGCTTTGCCGATGACACCGGTCTGGAAGTAGAGGCACTGGACGGAGCTCCCGGAGTTTATTCCGCACGCTACGCAGGTGGAGAAGGACACGACTCACAAGCCAATATGCTTAAACTACTCCGTGACCTTGAAGGAAAGGAAAACCGCAAAGCGCAATTCCGCACCGCCATTTCATTGATACTCGATGGAAAAGAATATCTCTTTGAAGGAGTGATAAAAGGCGAAATTATCAAGGAAAAACGGGGTGATTCGGGCTTTGGTTACGACCCCATATTCAAACCGGAAGGTTACGACAAGACTTTCGCCGAACTGGGAAATGATATAAAGAATAAAATTAGTCACCGTGCGCTGGCTGTGCAGAAGCTCTGCGAATTCTTGCAACGCTGATTATACGTACTCTTTAAAACATAAAACGCAATGAAGAAAATTACTCTATTTACTCTACTTACCCTCTTATTATGCACTTCATGTGTAACAAAAAAGAAGTTCATGCTTGCAGAAATGGCGGCTACCGCAAGTAAAGATAGTCTGCAAGGGTTATTGACCGACTGCCGCCATACAAACGCCCAAATGTCGGCACAAATCAAGAATCTTTTGCGTGATACGACAAAGATGGGAAACAGTATCCGCCAGTATCAAAGCATGCTGAACGTGAACATGAGCGAACAGGAGAAACTGAATGCCCTGTTAAACCAGAAAAAGAATGAACTGAACGAAAGAGAACGCACCATCAACGAACTGCAACAGATGATTAATGCTCAGAATGAGAAAGTACAGAAACTGTTGAGCAGCGTAAAAGATGCGCTATTAGGATTCAGCAGTGATGAACTGACCGTTCGCGAGAAAGACGGAAAGGTATATGTAGCAATGTCGGACAAGTTGCTGTTCCAGTCGGGAAGTGCCCGTTTGGACAAACGTGGTGAAGAAGCGCTTGGCAAGTTAGCCGAGGTTTTGAACAAGCAGACGGATATCGACGTATTTATTGAAGGGCATACGGATAACAAACCTATCAATACGGTACAGTTTAAGGATAACTGGGATTTGAGCGTGATTCGCGCCACCTCTGTTGTCCGTATCCTGATTAAGAATTATCATGTGAATCCGTTGCAGATACAGCCTAGCGGACGCGGTGAATATATGCCTGTCGATGATAATGAAACAGCCGAAGGCAGAAGCAAGAACCGGCGTACGGAGATTATCATGGCTCCGAAACTGGATAAGTTGTTCCAGATGTTGCAGAGTTCGGAAGAAGCCCATTAAGAAAAAATTACTATTTCTTAGCTGTATTTCTAAGGAATAATAATAAACAAAATAAAAAAGAGAAGTACGGAATCCTTTCGAGTTCCGTACTTCTCTTTTTTATTTAATATCCGAATGGAAACTACAATCCCAACTTCGATGAAATATCCAGCATCCGCTGAATCGGCTTCACCGCCTTTTCCGCTACTTCAGAATCTACCGTAATTTCCGGTGCTTCATTTTTCAGACACTCATAGAGCTTCTCTAACGTATTCAACCGCATAAAGCTGCACTCGTTACATCCGCACGTACTGTCGTTCGGGGGAGCAGGAATAAATGTTGTCTGCGGACACTTCTTCTGCATCTCATGCAAGATACCCGATTCGGTAGCCACGATATACGTATTTTCCGGATGGTTCACAGCATACTTCAACAGAGCAGCCGTAGAGCCTACTACGTCAGCCAGTTTCAATACCGTGCTCTTACACTCGGGATGAGCCAACACCAATGCTTCGGGATGCTGCGCTTTCAGTTCCACAATCTTTTCAACCGAGAACTGTTCATGCACATGGCAGGCTCCGTCCCAAAGAAGCATATTCCTGTTCGTAACTGAGTTGATATAATTACCCAGATTCCTATCCGGTCCGAAGATTATTTTCTCATCTTTGGGGAAACTTTCCACGATTTGCTTCGCATTAGTAGAAGTCACCACCACATCTGTCACAGCTTTCACCGCAGCCGTCGTGTTGACGTACGAAATAACAGTATGTCCCGGATGCTCTTTGACAAACTGCGCAAACTTGTCCGCCGGACAACTGTCTGCCAACGAACATCCTGCCGCCATGTCGGGAACCAGTACTTTCTTTCCCGGGCAAAGCACCTTCGCCGTCTCACCCATAAAATGAACGCCGCACATCACAATAATGTCCGCTTCCGTTTTCGCTGCCCATTGAGCCAATGCCAAACTATCACCAACGTAATCGGCGATGTCTTGTATTTCACCCTTCTGGTAGTAGTGCCCCAGAATGATTGCATTCTTTTCTTTCTTCAGCTCGTTTATAGCTTTTATTAGTTCATTCATTATAATATTCTTTTTTCCTTCTTTTAAAAAAAATCCTTTGTTAGTGATGATAGCCTGTTAATAATGTTAGCAAATAAATACGATTTTTCTTGTCGGATAAGTTATTAGTCCATACTCTCGCTTTATGAGTCGGTTATGAACTGATGTAAAAGACAAGATAGCCTATCCTACTCGCTTCATTATCAATGAAAGCACCGTCAAATGCCATCAAATGGAAGTTTGCTATTAACTCCCTGTTGATAAAGTGCAAAGTTAAAAACTTTATGGATATAAACAGGCAGATAAGTGCTGAAAAATATGTTTATGTCTGTGTAGAAAGTTTAGGGTTAGTTTTTTGGAATGTTCATAACGAAGGCCTCTTATACCTTCTTTTGAATAATGCAAGGATTATTTTTCAAAATCTTTGCCGATAGTTTTGACAGGTTTTAAACCGTTATCAACACCTCTGTTAACAGAAAAGGATTACCTTTGCACACAAGAACAATCTAAAAGAAAAGACGCATGCGTAAACTGAAAATAACAGAGCTGAACCGTATCAGCGCCGAGGAGTTCAAACAGGTTGAAAAACTGCCCCTGGTGGTAGTGTTGGACGATATTCGTAGTTTGCACAATATAGGTTCCGTGTTCCGTACATCGGATGCATTCCGTATAGAATGTATCTACCTATGTGGCATTACGGCCACCCCGCCACACCCCGAAATGCATAAGACTGCTTTAGGT contains:
- a CDS encoding flagellar motor protein MotB gives rise to the protein MKKITLFTLLTLLLCTSCVTKKKFMLAEMAATASKDSLQGLLTDCRHTNAQMSAQIKNLLRDTTKMGNSIRQYQSMLNVNMSEQEKLNALLNQKKNELNERERTINELQQMINAQNEKVQKLLSSVKDALLGFSSDELTVREKDGKVYVAMSDKLLFQSGSARLDKRGEEALGKLAEVLNKQTDIDVFIEGHTDNKPINTVQFKDNWDLSVIRATSVVRILIKNYHVNPLQIQPSGRGEYMPVDDNETAEGRSKNRRTEIIMAPKLDKLFQMLQSSEEAH
- the mutS gene encoding DNA mismatch repair protein MutS; the encoded protein is MMKQFLDLKAKHPDAVMLFRCGDFYETYSTDAIVASEILGITLTKRANGKGKTIEMAGFPHHALDTYLPKLVRAGKRVAICDQLEDPKMTKKLVKRGITELVTPGVSINDNVLNYKENNFLAAVHFGKSSCGVAFLDISTGEFLTAEGPFDYVDKLLNNFAPKEILFERGKRLMFEGNFGSKFFTFELDDWVFTETTAREKLLKHFETKNLKGFGVEHLKNGIIASGAILQYLTMTQHTQIGHITSLARIEEDKYVRLDKFTVRSLELIGNMNDGGSSLLNVIDRTISPMGARLLKRWMVFPLKDKKPIDERLNVVEYFFRQPDFKELIEEQLHLIGDLERIISKVAVGRVSPREVVQLKVALQAIEPIKLACIQADNASLNWIGEQLNLCVTIRDRIAKEIKNDPPLAVNKGGVIQDGVNADLDELRRISYSGKDYLLQIQQRESERTGIPSLKVAYNNVFGYYIEVRNVHKDKVPPEWIRKQTLVNAERYITQELKEYEEKILGAEDKILVLETQLYTDLVQALMEFIPQIQINANQIARLDCLLSFANVARENHYIRPVIEDNDVLDIRQGRHPVIEKQLPIGEKYIANDVMLDSTTQQIIIITGPNMAGKSALLRQTALITLLAQIGSFVPAESAHIGLVDKIFTRVGASDNISVGESTFMVEMNEAADILNNVSSRSLVLFDELGRGTSTYDGISIAWAIVEYIHEHPKAKARTLFATHYHELNEMEKSFKRIKNYNVSVKEVDNKVIFLRKLERGGSEHSFGIHVAKMAGMPKSIVKRANEILKQLESDNRQQGIAGKPLAEVGENRGGMQLSFFQLDDPILCQIRDEILNLDVNNLTPIEALNKLNDIKKIVRGK
- a CDS encoding non-canonical purine NTP diphosphatase — protein: MKRKLVFATNNAHKLEEVATILGDQVELLSLNDIDCHTDIPETAATLEGNALLKSSFIFKNYGLDCFADDTGLEVEALDGAPGVYSARYAGGEGHDSQANMLKLLRDLEGKENRKAQFRTAISLILDGKEYLFEGVIKGEIIKEKRGDSGFGYDPIFKPEGYDKTFAELGNDIKNKISHRALAVQKLCEFLQR
- a CDS encoding YitT family protein encodes the protein MHKLAKAEIMREVKDYLYITLGLISYSLGWAAFLLPYQITTGGTTGISAIIYYSTGFPIQWSYFIINAVLMTFAFRILGPRFSIKTTYAIFSLTFLLWLFQLLVNNYVVAPDMTPEGQPLLLGPGQDFMACIIGAVMCGIGLGIVFNYNGSTGGTDIIAAIVNKYKDVTLGRMIMLCDIIIITSCYFIFHDWRRVIFGFVTLFIIGIVLDWIINSARQSVQFLIFSKKYDEIADSIIKDADRGVTVLDGTGWYSKKDVKVLVVLAKKRQSLDIFRLVKRIDPNAFISQSSVIGVYGEGFDKLKVK
- the nadA gene encoding quinolinate synthase NadA; this translates as MNELIKAINELKKEKNAIILGHYYQKGEIQDIADYVGDSLALAQWAAKTEADIIVMCGVHFMGETAKVLCPGKKVLVPDMAAGCSLADSCPADKFAQFVKEHPGHTVISYVNTTAAVKAVTDVVVTSTNAKQIVESFPKDEKIIFGPDRNLGNYINSVTNRNMLLWDGACHVHEQFSVEKIVELKAQHPEALVLAHPECKSTVLKLADVVGSTAALLKYAVNHPENTYIVATESGILHEMQKKCPQTTFIPAPPNDSTCGCNECSFMRLNTLEKLYECLKNEAPEITVDSEVAEKAVKPIQRMLDISSKLGL
- the leuS gene encoding leucine--tRNA ligase: MEYNFREIEKKWQKRWVEEKTYQVTEDDSKQKFYVLNMFPYPSGAGLHVGHPLGYIASDIYARYKRLQGFNVLNPMGYDAYGLPAEQYAIQTGQHPAITTVNNINRYREQLDKIGFSFDWNREIRTCDPEYYHWTQWAFLKMFNSYYCNDEQKARPIEELEKAFAIYGNEGLNAACSEEISFTADEWNAKNEKEKQEILMNYRIAYLGETMVNWCAELGTVLANDEVVDGVSERGGFPVIQKKMRQWCLRVSAYAQRLLDGLDTIDWTDSLKETQRNWIGRSEGAEVQFKVKDSDIEFTIFTTRADTMFGVTFMVLAPESELVAQLTTPEQKAEVDAYLDRTKKRTERERIADRSVTGVFSGSYAINPFTGEAVPIWISDYVLAGYGTGAIMAVPAHDSRDYAFAKHFGLEIRPLVEGCDVSEESFDAKEGIVCNSPRQGVTPYCDLSLNGLTIKEAIETTKKYVKEHNLGRVKVNYRLRDAIFSRQRYWGEPFPVYYKDGMPYMIDESCLPLELPEVAKFLPTETGEPPLGHATKWAWDTVNKCIADNEKIDNVTIFPLELNTMPGFAGSSAYYLRYMDPRNHKALIDPKVDQYWKNVDLYVGGTEHATGHLIYSRFWNKFLYDLNVSVMEEPFQKLVNQGMIQGRSNFVYRIKDTNTFVSLNLKDQYEVTPIHVDVNIVSNDILDLEAFKAWRPEYKTAEFVLEDGKYICGWAVEKMSKSMFNVVNPDMIVEKYGADTLRMYEMFLGPVEQSKPWDTNGIDGVHRFIRKFWSLFYSRTDEYLVKDEPATKEELKSLHKLIKKVTGDIEQFSYNTSVSAFMICVNELFNLKCNKKEVLEQLVIVLAPFAPHVCEELWDVLGHKTSVCDAGWPAYNEEYLKEDTINYTISFNGKARFNMEFAADEASEAIQAAVLADERSQKWIEGKTPKKIIVVPKKIVNVVV